In Kytococcus sedentarius DSM 20547, the sequence GCAAACATTCCTTTGGCCACGTGGTCAGGTCCGATCCGTCTGCCCTGGCCGGGCCGCACCCATCGGTTCGTCGCGATTGGGGCGAAACGAGCTGTGAAGGCCCCACGGGCGACGAATGGATCGCCAGTCTGCCCACCCGCGACGAACCGGCGGCGACCGGCCCACGTCGCTACCCTGCCCACCATGACTGCGACGTCCGCCGACCAGCCGCCCATCGTCGTCACCGGGGTGGTGGTGCAGGACGATGCGGGGCGCGTCCTGACCGTCCGCAAGCGCGGCACCGAGCGCTTCATGCTCCCCGGCGGCAAGCCGGAGCCGGGGGAGTCGCCGGCGCAGACCGGGGCGCGGGAGCTGGGTGAGGAGCTCGGGCTGCGGGTGGACCCCGCATCGATGCAGTTGCTCGGCGCGTTCTCCGGCCCGGCGGCCAACGAGCCGGGCCGCCTCCTGGAGAGCACCGTCTTCCACGCCCGTCCCGAGGGGGAGCCGCGGGCGGCCGCCGAGATCGACGAGCTGCGCTGGCTCCCGGTGGATGCCGGCGCGCTCGACGCCGAGATTTCCCCCGAGTTCCTGGCCCCGATGCTGGCTGACAACGTGCTGCCGATCCTGCGTACCGCCCGGGCCGAGGAAGCAGCCATCGCCCGCCTGGTGGACACCGCGCCAGAGCCGGGGGAGGACATCGGCACCGGCGGGCTGGTCGTCGAGACCTTCGGCGGCCGCCCCGATGGGGTGCGCCCGGTGACGGTGCTCGTGCACGGCGGCTTCTGGCGGCCCACCATCGACCGCACCCACCTGCGCGCGGCGGCCCACGTGCTGGCCGACCACGGCTTCCTCGTGGCCCTTCCGGAGTACCGCCGCGAGCCCGGCAACCCCCGGGCCGCGCTCGACGACCTGCTCGCCGTGGACGACCTGCTGGCAGCGGACGGCTGGTACGACGCGCCCGTGGCCGGCATCTGGGTGGGGCACTCCGCCGGCGGGCACCTGGCGATGCTGCGGGGCCTGCAGCCCGGCCGCACCCCCGTGGGCGTGCTGTCGCTGGCGGGCGCCCACGACCTCACCCGCACCGCCACCGAGTTCCTGGGGCACGGCGCGGCTGTCGACTGGGTGGGGGCGCGGCCGCAGGAGGCGCCTGAGGCCTACGCCGAGCTCGACCCCCGGCTGCTGTGGCCTGATGCGGGGCGCGACCACGTGATGCTCGTGCACGGGTCCGAGGACGCGACCGTTCCCCCGGCGCACTCGGAGGACTTCCCGGCACCCTCCCGCATCGTCCCCGGCGCCCACCACGCGGACCTGGTGGACCCGGACTCCCCGCACTGGCACCACGTGCACACCGCCTGGCTCGAGGTCTACGCGGGGATGTTCCAGACGTCAACGCCAGGATCCTGAGGGTCTCGGACTTTTCAGATATGACGTGAAATCAGCCAAATCTGTTCAGATATGAATACTGAGTGCTACTGTGGCGCGATGAATCGTGCCCGCCGAGGTGCCGCGCGTCTTTTCTGCGTGGTGTCCGCCGGCGTGATGCTGAGGGCGTGCATCGCTCCGGAGGATCCTGAGCCGATCGACCTGACCGCCGCGCTGGCTGAGGCCGAGGCGGACGGGCCGCTCCTGGTACCTGCCGGGATCCCGGACGATGCCTTCGTCTCCTGGGCTTCCCAGGTGGAGGAGGACGGGGTGACGCGGTTCGCGATGCAGATCAACCGCAGCCCGTCTGGCCTTGCCCGATGGTGTGTGGTGCCCCAGGAGCATGCGGAAACCTGCGCGGGGGGTGTGAGCTCGGGCTCCGTGGACGGGTTGTTCTGGAGCGTCTCCGGTGAGGTCCCCACCGAGGGCCCCCTCCGGGAGGGCGAGCCCACCACCGACTGGCGTGGCCTCGACTGGGTGGCAGAAAACGAGGCGCGGATGGGGCGCGACTGACCCGCCTCAGTGCCGGCCGGCGCGCTCCAGCTCCGCATCGACCAGCAGCAGCCCCTCGGCCACCTCGGCGAAGGAGGTGCTGGCGGGCGACATGCCCAAGCGCACCCCATCGGGCTCACGGAAGTCGGGGATGACGCCCTGCTCCCAGAGCTCGGCGATCACCTCGCGCGCAGCCGGATGGCCGTCACCTCGAAGCGAGGCAGCGTAAGGCCCTGCCCTCCCGGTAGATGATGGAGGCAACACGAGGACGGCGCGCCGGTTGTGGGCGCGAAGACCGACTCCCGAGGCGGGCCTTGACACTGTCCCCCCGGTGTGTGAACGTGCTGCGACTGGTTTTTCCAAATACTCAGGGGGGGAGCATGAGAGCGTGCAAGGCGCTTGCTGTATCGGTGCTGGTGGGATTGTCTGTCCCCCACAGTCTAGCGATGGGGGGGGGGAAGAAGAGGGTTTTCGGTGGGATATCGCTGAGTTTGGTCATGGGGGTGAGATCGCGGTGCGCCCAGAGGGGGATGTGCGCGCGCACGGAGGGGGCCGCAACGTCGTGGTTGCTGAGGGCGGGGGTATGCATGATTCCAGTTCTGGATGGTTCATTCCAGAGGGTGAAGAGGGCTTGGCGACGAGTAGTGGTCGAGGTTCAATGTCGGGCCCCGGGGGCCGTGACGCGGAGGTGGAAGCGTTTCTGCCGGTGCCGGGGCAGGGTGGCATTGTTGTCAGGCGAGTCGACGACCTTGGCGATCAGGATCTCGATGACCGAGCGTCAGTCAGGCTGCGGAAGAAGGGAGGCGAGATGGCTGCTGCCGTAGAGCGACCGGGGGGTGAGATGCAGCTTCTATCACAGTTCAACGGCCCCGGTGACCTCGAGACGGAGTACAAGATCAGCATGCCCAAGTCGTTCAGGGTGGAGGTTCTCCCGGGCAATCAGGGCGTGGCTTTCGAGGACGAGCGAGGGCAACTGGTTGCAGGCGTGGCGCCAGCTTGGGCTGTGACCAGTTCGGGAAATTCGCTGCTGACGAGGTTTTCCTGGGATGAGAAGCAGAACGTGCTCACGCAAGAGGTCGAGGAGGTTGGGCTGCGGCCCGCCGACTACCCCGTGGTGACGGACCCCTACTTGGGAAAGCGCTTGTACCACAAGTCGACGGTCACAGGCACTCCTCAGCGGTATAAGGTGAACGCGTTCGTGACGGCTTGGGGCAGGACGTGGACTGGTCGAGCCACGTTCAGTTACCACAAGGACGAAGTCCGCTCACAGCTCGGGGCCAGGGCCAATTGGTATACGGGGTCAATCAGGGAGCAGCATTACTGGCTCTTCACGAACGAGGGTGTAGTCGGTTGAGCGCGTCGGTGGCCGGGTAGGGGTCGAGGTCTCCCGGATGATGGAAGTTCTTCACGCTCGCCATCCCGAAAGACCTCGACGTGCTCCACCCTACTTTCGCGACCCCTGACCTGACCACGTTCTGCCGCCTCGACGAGCTCGGCCTCGTCGCCGTCGGCCAGCTGATCGAGCCGGATCGGGCCACGATCGAATGCCGCGTCGTCGAGGACGACCCGCGGTGTCGGAAGTGCGGTGTCGAGGGCGTGCCACGGGACACGGTGACGCGCCCGCTGGCGCATGAACCGTTCGGGCACCGGCCGACGACCCTGCTGGTGCGGGTGCGCCGGTACCGGTGCGGACACTGCCGGCGCACGTGGCGGCAGGACATGACGCGGGCAGCGGCGCCGCGTGCGAAGATCTCCCGCGGCGGCCTGGAGTGGGCGCTGCGGGGCATCGTCATCGACCACCTCACCGTCACCCGCGTCGCCGCAGGTCTCGGGGTGTCCTGGAGTGCCGCGAACGCCGCCGTCCTCGCGGAAGGCAAGCGGCGCCTGATCGACGACCCCGCCCGGTTCGACGGGGTCACCACGATCGGTGTCGACGAGCACGTCTGGCGACACACGAGGCTGGGCGACAAGTACGTCACCGTGATCATCGACCTCACGCCCGCGAGGAACAAGACCGGGCCGGCGAGGCTGCTGGACATGGTCGAGGGCCGCTCCAAGGCGGTGTTCAAGCAGTGGCTCGCCGCCCGCCCCGCGGACTGGGCGAAGCGGATCGAGGTGGTCGCGATGGACGGCTTCGCCGGGTTCAAGACCGCTGCCGCCGAGGAACTCCCCGACGCCGTCCCCGTCATGGACCCGTTCCACGTGGTCCGCCTCGCCGGCGACGCGCTGGATGTCTGCCGGCGTCGGGTCCAGCAAGACACCACCGGTCACCGCGGGCTCAAGGGCGACCCGCTCTACAAAGCCCGCCGCACCCTGCACACCGGGGCGAGCCTGCTCACCGACCGGCAGCGGGCACGCCTGGACGCAGTGTTCGCGAGCGAGGAGCACGTCGAGGTCGAGGCGACCTGGGGCATCTACCAGCGCATCGTCGCGGCCTACCGGGAGCCCGACAAGAAGAAAGCGAAGGCGATGATGCAGGAGGTGATCGCTGCGATCAGCAGCGGCGTTCCCGCGGCGCTCGTCGAGGTCCGCAAGCTCGGCCGGACCATGAAGCAGCGGGCGGGCGACATCCTCGCGTTCTTCGACCGCCCCGGCACCAGCAACGGCCCGACCGAGGCCATCAACGGGCGACTCGAACACCTCCGCGGCTCCGCCCTCGGCTTCCGCAACCTCACCCACTACATCGCTCGGTCGCTGCTCGAAGCCGGAGGGTTCAGACCCGCGCTACACCCTCGTTCGTGAAGAGCCGGTAAAAGGCGGCGGCCGTGGACACACTGTCACCCTCCCGTGGGTGCGGGGCTCCGACCCCCGAGCATCCCGAGACGGCCATACTGACACACATCATCGCGAAAAGCGGTTTAATCGTCCTCATCTTGGCCATCACGGGTTGCACTTGTTCTGAGCCTGACGCCACCAACTCGCATAGGGGCGCCACGATTCCATGTTGTAGTCAGGCTCCCAGTGCGTCGGTCCCCCAAAAAAGACGTGGCAGTAATGCGGCTCTTCACGAACGAGGGTGTAGCGCGGGTCTGAACCCTCCGGCTTCGAGCAGCGACCGAGCGATGTAGTGGGTGAGGTTGCGGAAGCCGAGGGCGGAGCCGCGGAGGTGTTCGAGTCGCCCGTTGATGGCCTCGGTCGGGCCGTTGCTGGTGCCGGGGCGGTCGAAGAACGCGAGGATGTCGCCCGCCCGCTGCTTCATGGTCCGGCCGAGCTTGCGGACCTCGACGAGCGCCGCGGGAACGCCGCTGCTGATCGCAGCGATCACCTCCTGCATCATCGCCTTCGCTTTCTTCTTGTCGGGCTCCCGGTAGGCCGCGACGATGCGCTGGTAGATGCCCCAGGTCGCCTCGACCTCGACGTGCTCCTCGCTCGCGAACACTGCGTCCAGGCGTGCCCGCTGCCGGTCGGTGAGCAGGCTCGCCCCGGTGTGCAGGGTGCGGCGGGCTTTGTAGAGCGGGTCGCCCTTGAGCCCGCGGTGACCGGTGGTGTCTTGCTGGACCCGACGCCGGCAGACATCCAGCGCGTCGCCGGCGAGGCGGACCACGTGGAACGGGTCCATGACGGGGACGGCGTCGGGGAGTTCCTCGGCGGCAGCGGTCTTGAACCCGGCGAAGCCGTCCATCGCGACCACCTCGATCCGCTTCGCCCAGTCCGCGGGGCGGGCGGCGAGCCACTGCTTGAACACCGCCTTGGAGCGGCCCTCGACCATGTCCAGCAGCCTCGCCGGCCCGGTCTTGTTCCTCGCGGGCGTGAGGTCGATGATCACGGTGACGTACTTGTCGCCCAGCCTCGTGTGTCGCCAGACGTGCTCGTCGACACCGATCGTGGTGACCCCGTCGAACCGGGCGGGGTCGTCGATCAGGCGCCGCTTGCCTTCCGCGAGGACGGCGGCGTTCGCGGCACTCCAGGACACCCCGAGACCTGCGGCGACGCGGGTGACGGTGAGGTGGTCGATGACGATGCCCCGCAGCGCCCACTCCAGGCCGCCGCGGGAGATCTTCGCACGCGGCGCCGCTGCCCGCGTCATGTCCTGCCGCCACGTGCGCCGGCAGTGTCCGCACCGGTACCGGCGCACCCGCACCAGCAGGGTCGTCGGCCGGTGCCCGAACGGTTCATGCGCCAGCGGGCGCGTCACCGTGTCCCGTGGCACGCCCTCGACACCGCACTTCCGACACCGCGGGTCGTCCTCGACGACGCGGCATTCGATCGTGGCCCGATCCGGCTCGATCAGCTGGCCGACGGCGACGAGGCCGAGCTCGTCGAGGCGGCAGAACGTGGTCAGGTCAGGGGTCGCGAAAGTAGGGTGGAGCACGTCGAGGTCTTTCGGGATGGCGAGCGTGAAGAACTTCCATCATCCGGGAGACCTCGACCCCTACCCGGCCACCGACGCGCTCAACCGACTACACCCTCGTTCGTGAAGAGCCCTTTTACCACCGTGTGGAGAGGGGCGATGGAGATGCTGCACGAGGAATGGTGGTGGGCACGGTTCCTGTGGAGGAGGATGATCAGCGATCCCGTGAATTCTATGCCGAACGCTTCTCTTTCCCGTCGGGGGACTGTCGCCTAGCGGATGACTGGGAGAGCAGTTCCCACGCGCCGTCCGACGCAACCGTTGGGGATGGTGTGCTGGGTGCCGAGCCGGAGGATTCAGTCGAGTCCGTATTCCTCCGCGTCGAGTGCGACGGGAGGGTGACAACCGTGGAGATCCCTGTGGTGACCGAGCGCGCCGTGGTGCTCATCAGCGACTGACCGGCCTCAGCCGCGGCCGGCGCGCTCGAGCTCCGCGTCCAGCAACAGGAGACCCTCGGCCACCTCTGCGAAGGAGGTGCTGGCGGGGGACATGCCCAGGCGCACCCCATCGGGCTCACGGAAGTCGGGGATGACGCCCTGCTCCCACAGGGCGGCGATCACCTCGCGGGCCGCCGGGTGGCCCAGGGTGACGTGCCCGCCGCGCTGGGCCGGGTCCCGGGGGGAGTCCACGCTCACCCCGTGGCGGGTCAGCAGGCCGTCGGTGACCTCGATGGCGAACTCCGTCAGCGCCGTGGCCTTGGCCGTCAGGGCGGGCAGCCCCACGTCGGCCACGAGCTCGACCATCTCGCCCAGCGGCACCATGCCCAGCACCGGCGGCGTGCCGGAGATGAAGCGCCGCATGCCCGGCGAAGGCTGGTAACCCGGCCCCATCACGAACGGCTCGGCGTGCCCCATCCACCCCTGGATCGGCTGGGTCATGCGCTCCTGGTGACGGGCGGCCACGTACCCGAACGCCGGCGCCCCAGGCCCCCCATTGAGGTACTTGTAGGAGCAACCCACCGCCAGATCCACCTCGTGCTCGTCCAGGTCCACCGGCACCACGCCGGCCGAGTGGCACAGGTCCCACAGCACCAGCCCGCCGGCCTCGTGCACCACCTGCGTGATGGCCGGCAGGTCCGCCACGTACGCCGAGCGGTAGGCCACGTGGCTCAGCACCACCGCGGCGGTGGCGGAGCCCACGGCATCGCGGACCTGCTCGGTGGTCACGCCGGTGCCGGCATCGGCCTCGATCCACACCAGCTCGGCGTCGCACTCCGCGGCGATGCCCTCCGCCACGTACCGGTCGGTGGGGAAGTTGCCCGTGTCCACCACGATCTCGCGGCGCGCGGGATCGGCAGCCTGCGCCGCGGCCAGGCCGGCGCGCAGCAGCTTGTAGAGCATGACGGTGGTCGAGTCGGCCACCACCACCTGCCCCGGGGCCGCGCCCAACGCCACCTCGCCCAGCCGGTCACCCAGCCGCAGCGGCAGCTCCATCCACTGCTCGTCCCAGGAGCGGATGAGGCGCGTCCCCCAGGCCTCGGACACGATGCGGTCGAGCGCCTCCGCCGCGCTCTTCAGCGGGCGCCCCAGCGAGTTGCCGTCCAGGTAGGACAGCACGGCGCCGCCGACGGTGCCGCAGGCGTCCATGGGCACGAAGCGCTCCCGCAGGTGAGCCAGCTCGTCGGCGGCGTCGAGCTCCGCGGCGCGGGCGCGCACGGCATCGGGTGTGTTGAGCGAGGTCATCGGTCCCCCTTGGATGGCGGCCGTCGGCGGCGGCGGGCGCATGGGCGCGGCGTGGTCAGTCGGGCAGGTCGCCGGGGTCGCGGCGGGCCAGTCCCGGGACCTTATCGAAGTCGCGGTCGGCGGAGACGATCTCGGTGAAGCCGGCGGCGAGTGCGGTCGCGGCGTGCATGGCATCACGCCCGCC encodes:
- a CDS encoding NUDIX domain-containing protein; protein product: MTATSADQPPIVVTGVVVQDDAGRVLTVRKRGTERFMLPGGKPEPGESPAQTGARELGEELGLRVDPASMQLLGAFSGPAANEPGRLLESTVFHARPEGEPRAAAEIDELRWLPVDAGALDAEISPEFLAPMLADNVLPILRTARAEEAAIARLVDTAPEPGEDIGTGGLVVETFGGRPDGVRPVTVLVHGGFWRPTIDRTHLRAAAHVLADHGFLVALPEYRREPGNPRAALDDLLAVDDLLAADGWYDAPVAGIWVGHSAGGHLAMLRGLQPGRTPVGVLSLAGAHDLTRTATEFLGHGAAVDWVGARPQEAPEAYAELDPRLLWPDAGRDHVMLVHGSEDATVPPAHSEDFPAPSRIVPGAHHADLVDPDSPHWHHVHTAWLEVYAGMFQTSTPGS
- a CDS encoding kynureninase/PvdN C-terminal domain-containing protein, coding for MSRPASGVGLRAHNRRAVLVLPPSSTGRAGPYAASLRGDGHPAAREVIAELWEQGVIPDFREPDGVRLGMSPASTSFAEVAEGLLLVDAELERAGRH
- a CDS encoding ISL3 family transposase, with product MLHPTFATPDLTTFCRLDELGLVAVGQLIEPDRATIECRVVEDDPRCRKCGVEGVPRDTVTRPLAHEPFGHRPTTLLVRVRRYRCGHCRRTWRQDMTRAAAPRAKISRGGLEWALRGIVIDHLTVTRVAAGLGVSWSAANAAVLAEGKRRLIDDPARFDGVTTIGVDEHVWRHTRLGDKYVTVIIDLTPARNKTGPARLLDMVEGRSKAVFKQWLAARPADWAKRIEVVAMDGFAGFKTAAAEELPDAVPVMDPFHVVRLAGDALDVCRRRVQQDTTGHRGLKGDPLYKARRTLHTGASLLTDRQRARLDAVFASEEHVEVEATWGIYQRIVAAYREPDKKKAKAMMQEVIAAISSGVPAALVEVRKLGRTMKQRAGDILAFFDRPGTSNGPTEAINGRLEHLRGSALGFRNLTHYIARSLLEAGGFRPALHPRS
- a CDS encoding kynureninase, with product MTSLNTPDAVRARAAELDAADELAHLRERFVPMDACGTVGGAVLSYLDGNSLGRPLKSAAEALDRIVSEAWGTRLIRSWDEQWMELPLRLGDRLGEVALGAAPGQVVVADSTTVMLYKLLRAGLAAAQAADPARREIVVDTGNFPTDRYVAEGIAAECDAELVWIEADAGTGVTTEQVRDAVGSATAAVVLSHVAYRSAYVADLPAITQVVHEAGGLVLWDLCHSAGVVPVDLDEHEVDLAVGCSYKYLNGGPGAPAFGYVAARHQERMTQPIQGWMGHAEPFVMGPGYQPSPGMRRFISGTPPVLGMVPLGEMVELVADVGLPALTAKATALTEFAIEVTDGLLTRHGVSVDSPRDPAQRGGHVTLGHPAAREVIAALWEQGVIPDFREPDGVRLGMSPASTSFAEVAEGLLLLDAELERAGRG